AGATCCTTCCCGGTGTGGAGGCAGCTTTCCGTGAACTGTCCGAAGATGGCGGCTCCGCTGCCGCCACAGCGATTATGACCACGGACAGTGTGTCCAAGGAAGCAGTCTTCAACGGCACTGATGCCCAGGGCAAGCCGTTCACGGTCGGCGGCATCGCCAAGGGCGCCGGCATGTTGGCACCGGGCCTGGCCACCATGCTGGTGGTCCTCACCACCGACGCCGAAGTTCCGGCAAATGAGCTGGACGTCGTCCTCCGCGACGCCACACGCGTCACCTTCGACCGGGCTGACTCGGACGGCTGCATGTCCACCAACGACACCGTGGTGCTGCTGGCATCCGGGGCGTCGGAAGCTCTGCCCTCTGCGGAGCAGTTGAGTGAAGCGGTCACCCACGTCTGCGCCGAACTGGCGCGCAAGCTCATCGGTGATGCCGAGGGCGCCAGCCACGACATCGCTATCCGGACCTTCAACGCCGCCAGCGAACGCGATGCTGAAATCGTCAGCCGCAGTGTTGCCCGCTCCAACCTTTTCAAGGCAGCCATTTTCGGCAAGGATCCCAACTGGGGTCGCGTTCTCTCAGCGGTGGGAACAACGGATGCCGTGTTCGAGCCGGACCAGCTCAACGTCGCCATGAACGGCGTGCAGATTTGCCGCAACGGCGCAATCGGTGATGACCGGAATCTTGTGGACTTGGAGCCCCGCGAAGTATTGGTCGAAATCGACCTTCAGGCCGGCGAGGCCGAGGCAACCATTTGGACCAACGACCTCACGCACGATTACGTGCACGAGAACAGCGCCTACTCGAGCTGAGCGGATGACGATGACTGCGCACACCCGGGAAACGACGTCAACGAGCCACGTCTCGGCCAAAACAGCCCAGGACAAGGCCGGCACGCTGATTGAGGCCCTGCCGTGGATCCAGCGTTTCGCCGGCACCACCATGGTGATCAAGTACGGTGGCAACGCCATGGTCAACGACGACCTCCGCCGTGCCTTCGCCGAGGACATCGTGTTCCTCCACCACGTGGGCATCCACCCCGTGGTGGTCCACGGCGGCGGCCCCCAGATCAACTCCATGCTCGGCCGCCTCGGCATCGAATCCGAATTCAAGGGCGGACTCCGCGTCACCACCCCTGAGGCCATGGACGTGGTCCGCATGGTCCTTACCGGCCAGGTGGGCCGCGAGCTTGTGGGCCTGATCAACTCCCACGGACCCTACGCCGTCGGCATGTCGGGCGAAGACGGCGGTCTGCTGCGCGCTGTCCGCACGGGCACGGTTGTTGACGGCGAAGAGGTAGACCTCGGCCTGGTGGGCGAGGTGGTGGGTGTGGACCCCGCGGGTATCAAGGACATCCTTGACGCCGGCCGCATCCCGGTGATTTCGACAGTCGCCCCGGAGATTGTGGACGGAGGAGATGGCACTGGCCAAACCACGGGTCAGGTCCTGAACGTCAATGCGGACACTGCAGCGGCCGCCGTCGCGTCTGCACTTGGCGCCACCAAGCTCGTCATCCTGACCGACGTCGAAGGCCTGTACGCCAACTGGCCGGACAAGTCATCGCTGATCTCGTCACTGACAGCATCAGAGCTCCGCGACATGCTGCCGAAACTTGAGTCAGGCATGATCCCGAAAATGGCCGCCTGCCTTAAAGCCATCGACGAAGGAGTGGAACGTGCGCACATCGTAGACGGGCGTCTCCCGCACTCGATGCTGCTGGAAACCTTCACCACCGCGGGCATCGGCACGCAGGTAGTTCCCGACGAGGAAGTGAACGCATGAGCACCGAACTGAGCCATACCGCCGAAAGCCGCAGCAGCGATGGGGGGCCGGGCGTGGTCGGCCACCGCGATGGGCCCACTGCCGTCGGGGTCCCCGTTCGAGCTGGCGAGGGCGGGGGGCGGCTGGGGACGGAAGGGGCCCCCATCGCTGCGGAGGCTGCCGCAACCACGCTCGTTTCCCAGAGCTCAGGTGCTGACTGGCTGGCCCGTTACTCGTCCTCGCTGATGGGTGTCTTTGGCACGCCGCAGCGCGTGTTGGTGCGGGGCGCCGGCTGTCTTGTGTGGGACGCCGACGGCAAGGAGTACCTGGACCTTCTAGGCGGCATCGCAGTGAACGCTCTGGGTCATGCGCACCCCTTCGTCACTTCCGTGATTTCCAGCCAGCTGGCCACGCTGGGGCATGTGTCCAACTTCTTCACCAGCCCCACGCAGATCGCGCTGGCTGAGAAGCTCCTGGCTATCAGCAATGCTCCAACCGGTTCCAAGGTGTTCTTTGCCAACTCCGGTACCGAGGCCAATGAGGCCGCGTTCAAGTTGGCGCGCCGTAACAACAGTGACGGGAAGCGCACCAAGATCATCGCGCTGGAGGGGGCCTTCCACGGCCGCACCATGGGGGCCTTGGCGCTCACCGCCAAAGAGGCTTACCGTGCGCCGTTCGAGCCACTGCCCGGTGGCGTGGTCCACGTTCCGTTCGGTGACATCGAAGCCCTGCGTGCCGCCGTCGATGATTCCACCGCAGCCGTTTTCCTGGAACCTATCCAGGGTGAAGCGGGCGTCCGGCCGCTCAGCGCCGAATACCTGCAGGCAGCCCGCGAGGTGACCACAGCTGCCGGTGCGCTGTTGATTCTTGACGAGGTCCAGACCGGTATTGGCCGGACCGGCAAGTGGTTGGCCAGCGAGGAAGCGGGCATTGTTCCCGACGCCGTCACCCTCGCCAAGGGCCTTGGCGGCGGCTTCCCGGTTGGTGCCTTGATCACTTTCGGAAGTACGACGTCGGCCCTGCTCACCGCCGGGCAGCATGGCACCACGTTCGGCGGCAACCCCGTGGCCACGGCCGCTGCACTGGCCACACTGCACGCCATCGAAAGTCAGGGTGTCCTGCAGAACGTGCTGACCGTCGGTGCCCACCTTCGTGAAGGACTGGCCGCCATTGAGGCTGTTACTGAAGTCCGCGGCGAGGGCCTGCTGATCGGCTTCGATGTGAACGCCGACGTCGCACCCGCCATGGTGAGCGCAGCTTTGGACGCAGGCTTCATCATCAACAGCCCGGGCCCGCGGACCATCCGCCTCGCGCCGCCGCTGATTCTGACCCTTGATCAAGCGGACCGTTTCCTGGACGCTCTTCCCACCCTGATCGCTACGGCTACAGCCAACACCGCTAAGGACGCACAGTGACTTCTTACACCACCACCCGTCACTTCCTCAAAGACACGGACTTGAGCCCTGCCGAACAGGCTGAGGTTCTGGAACTCGCAGTCCGGATGAAGGCTGCGCCGTACAGCGTGCAGCCTTTCGCCGCTGAAGGCAATGGCCGTAAGACGGTGGCCGTGATCTTTGATAAGACCTCCACCCGCACGCGTGTTTCATTTGCCACCGGCATTGCGGACATGGGTGGCAATGCCCTCATCATCAATCCGGGTGAAGCGCAGATTGGCCACAAGGAATCCGTGGAGGACACGGCGAAAGTCCTGGAACGCATGGTCTCCACCATCGTGTGGCGGACGGGTGCCCACTCGGGCCTGGTGGCCATGGCGGAGAATTCCAAGGTCCCGGTTATCAATGCATTGTGCGATGACTACCACCCCTGCCAGCTCCTTGCGGACCTTCTAGCCGTCAAGGAGCACAAGGGGGAACTGGCCGGCTTGAGCATGGCTTACCTGGGTGACGCCGCGAACAACATGGCCAACTCGTACCTTCTCGCTGGCGTGACTGCCGGAATGCATGTGCGCATCGCCGGTCCCGAAGGTTACCTGCCTGCGCCGGAGATCGTGGCTGCTGCGGAGGAACGTGCTGCCGAGACCGGCGGCTCAGTGCTCATCACCAGCGACGCCGTCGAAGCCCTCAAGGGCGCAGACGTTGTGGCAACGGACACGTGGGTGTCCATGGGTCAGGAGGCCGAAAAGGAAGCCCGGATGCAGCTCTTCCGCGACTATTCCGTGGATGAGGCCGCCATGGAGCAGGCCGCGCCGGACGCCGTCGTTCTTCACTGCCTTCCGGCATACCGCGGCTACGAAATTTCCGCCGGGGTCATCGACGGCCCGCAGTCGATCGTCTGGGATGAAGCGGAGAACCGCCTCCACGCGCAGAAGGCATTGATGGCATGGCTGATGCACCGCTCCGGACTCGCGATCGTTGAGGGACTTTCACCCATTGAGGGTATCTCCGGCCTGGAAAACACTGTGGAGAGCACGTTCTAGTGTCCACCAACCCGTCCGTGCCGGGCGCCAGTCCGGCCACCAAGACTGCCCGCCAGGCGCGTATCACCGCGATCCTGACGGGTGAGTCCGTGCGTTCGCAGGCAGAGCTTGCAGCTCTGCTGGCAGACGACGGCGTCCAGGTCACCCAGGCCACGTTGTCCCGCGACCTCGTGGAACTGGGCGCAGTCCGGGTCCGGGGCAAAGAGGGAGCCCTCGTTTACGCCGTCCCGGGGGAGGGCGGCGACCGCAATGCCAAGAGCGGCGTGACCCAGGAAATCCTGGATGCACGGCTGACCCGCCTGTGCGGGGAACTCCTGGTGACCGCGGAGGCCTCGGGCAACATCGTGGTCCTCCGCACTCCGCCAGGAGCAGCGAACTTCCTGGCACTGGCCGTGGATCACTCCGTGATGCCGTCAGTATTGGGTACGATCGCAGGCGACGACACTTTGCTGCTGGTCGCACGGGATCCTGATGGCGGTGCTGAACTGGCGGCGCGTTTCCTGCGCATGGCCGAAGAAGCCGGGCCTGGCAACCAATAGATTTTCCAAGCATTGATTCACACCAGCATTGATTCGAATGAACCAAGCAACAACAAAGGAGCACTCTCGTGACTGAGCGCATTGTTCTGGCCTACTCCGGTGGCCTTGATACGTCCGTAGCCATCGGCTGGATCGGTGAAGCCACCGGCGCCGAGGTCATCGCTGTGGCCGTCGACGTCGGACAGGGTGGCGAGTCCCTGGAGACCATCCGCCAGCGCGCCCTCGGTTGCGGCGCCGTGGAGGCTTACGTGGCCGACGCCCGTGACGAGTTCGCCAACGAGTACGCCATGCCCACCCTGAAGGCCAACGCCCTCTACCAAGGCCACTACCCGCTGGTTTCCGCTATCTCGCGCCCGGTCATCGTGAAGCACCTTGTGAAGGCTGCCCGCGAATTCGGCGCTACCACCGTTGCGCACGGCTGCACCGGCAAGGGCAACGACCAGGTCCGCTTCGAAGTTGGCATCCAGACCCTCGGCCCGGACCTGAAGTGCATCGCACCGGTCCGCGACCTCGCCCTGACCCGCGATAAGGCCATCGCCTTCGCCGAGGAAAAGGGTCTGCCGATCGAGACCACCAAGAAGAACCCGTACTCGATCGACCAGAACGTCTGGGGACGCGCCGTCGAAACCGGTTACCTCGAGGACATCTGGAACGCTCCCACCAAGGACATCTACGACTACACCGCAACCCCGGAATTCCCGCCGGCACCGGATGAGGTCACCATTTCCTTCCAGGCCGGCGTGCCGGTGGCCATCGACGGCGTCAAGGTCACCCCGTTGCAGGCCATCCAGGAACTGAACCGCCGTGCAGGCGCGCAGGGCGTAGGCCGCATCGACGTCGTCGAGGACCGCCTGGTGGGCATCAAGTCCCGCGAAATCTACGAAGCCCCGGGTGCCATGGCGCTGATCACGGCCCACAAGCACCTCGAGGACATCACCATCGAGCGCGAGCAGGCCCGCTTCAAGGCCACCGTTGGCCAGCGCTGGGCCGAGCTGGTGTACGACGGACAGTGGTTCTCCCCGCTGAAGCGCTCCTTGGACGCTTTCATCGAGGACACCCAGCAGTACGTCTCCGGTGACATCCGCATGGTCCTGCACGGTGGCCAGGCAATCGTCAACGGTCGTCGCTCCGAGACCTCCCTGTACGACTTCGACCTCGCCACCTACGACACCGGCGATACCTTCGATCAGTCAATGGCACGTGGCTTCATCGAACTGTGGGGCATGTCCTCCAAGGTTGCTTCCGGCCGCGACCTCCGCGTCGCAGGGCAGTAATGACGTCGGCTACAAACGAAGGTGCACTGTGGGGCGGCCGGTTCGCCGGCGGGCCCGCGGATGCGCTGGCCGCTCTGAGCAAGTCCACACACTTTGACTGGCGGCTCGCCCGCTACGACATCGCCGGTTCCAAGGCCCACGCCCGCGTGCTGGCTAAGGCCGGGCTGTTGGACAATGCCGAACTAGAAGGCATGCTGGCCGCTCTCACCCAACTGGACGAGGACGTCGCGAGCGGCGCCTACCTTCCGGCTGAGAGCGATGAGGACGTTCACGGGTCCCTTGAACGTGGCTTGATCGAACGTGCCGGTACCCAACTGGGCGGCAAGCTCCGCGCTGGCCGTTCCCGCAACGACCAAGTGGCCACCCTCGGCCGTATGTTCCTGCGTGACCACGCCCGCATCATCGCCCGCGGTGTCCTTGCCACCATCGATGCCCTCGTGGAGCAGGCCAAGGCCCACCACGGCGTAGCGATGCCCGGACGGACGCACTTGCAGCATGCACAGCCGGTGTTGCTGAGCCACCACCTGCTGGCTCACGCCTGGGCACTGCTGCGCGATGTGCAGCGACTCCAGGATTGGGACAAGCGCGCTGGTGTTTCGCCCTATGGTTCGGGTGCGCTGGCGGGTTCGTCCCTGGGCCTTGACCCTGAAGCTGTTGCCGCTGACCTTGGCTTCTTCTCGGCTGTGCACAACTCGATTGATGGCACCGCTTCGCGCGATGTCTTCGCCGAGTTCGCGTGGGTTTGCTCCATGATCGGCGTGGACCTGTCCAGGATCTCCGAGGAAGTCATCTTCTGGGCCACCAAGGAGTTCTCCTTCGTCACGCTGCATGACTCGTACTCCACGGGGTCCTCCATCATGCCGCAAAAGAAGAACCCGGACGTTGCTGAGCTGGCCCGCGGCAAGGCGGGACGCCTCATCGGCAACCTGACCGGCCTCCTCGCGACGCTCAAGGGACTGCCACTCGCGTACAACCGCGATCTGCAAGAGGACAAAGAGCCGGTCTTCGACGCCGCCGACACCCTGGAGCTCCTGCTTCCGGCAGTGTCCGGCATGATCGCCACCCTGAAGTTCAACACGGAGCGCATGGAATCACTGGCTCCGCAGGGCTTCGCGTTGGCCACGGACATTGCCGAGTGGCTCGTCCGCCAGGGCGTTCCGTTCCGGGAGGCCCACGAGCTCTCCGGTGCTGCTGTGAAGCAGGCCGAAGGTCGCGGCGTGGAGTTGTGGGACCTGACGGACGAGGAATACGCAGCAATCTCTGAGCACCTCACTCCCGAGGTTCGCAGCGTACTCAGCACTGAAGGTTCGCTCAACAGCCGCAACTCGCAGGGCGGAACGGCACCAGCCGCCGTCGAGCGCCAACTGGCGGCCCTGGAAGCGGAACTGGACGCAGCACGCTCCTACGCAGGCTAATCGGTTCGCGACTACTGTGGGATGGCACTTCGGTGTCATCCCACGGGTGTTTAAGCGGGTGGGCTAGCATGGCGCTATGACTCAGATCACCCCTGAGGCGCTGCCCGCAGAGCTTCACAGAGCCGCTGACACCGCCATCCGCCTCCTATCAAAGATGGACGAATCGTCCGTAACTGAACCGTCGGAACTGCCGGGGTGGACCCGTGGCCACGTCCTCGCTCACCTTGCGGGAATTTCCAAGGCAATGACCCGGCAGCTGGAGTACGCGCGCCGCGGCGAAACGGTGGAACTGTACGACGGCGGCATGGACGGCCGCACGAAGGCGATCAACCTGGCGGCCGGGCACAGCCTCGCGCAACACACCGAGTCTGTCACCGCTGCGATCGGGGCCGCCATCGACGCGTTTGATGCCTTGGGTCCGGACGATTGGCAGGCGCGGATCGCCTACAGGGACGGGACAGTGTTCGACGGCGGGCTGGCGCTGTGGCGCGAACTGACCATCCATGCTTCGGACCTAAGCGTGGGGTTCGGACCGGAAACGTGGAGCAGGCCTTTCTGCGAACACCTCATAGGGTTCCTCGCCGTACGTGTCCCGGAGTCCTATAAATTTGTCCTGCAGCCCACGGGTCTTCCCCCAAGGAGCATCGGCACCGGAGGCACTTCCATAGCCATCACCGGCATGCTGACCGACATCGCCGCGTGGCTTGCAGGCCGCGAACCCAGCCTCGGAAGCCTCAGGGCCACTGCAGCCGCTGATGGCGTGGACCTGCCGGAGCTCCTGCCCTGGCCAGCAGCGCAGCCCGGGGCCCGCTAAATCCCAGTCGCTCTCTCACGTCCGTCGTGTCTTGGGCGTACGCTCTCTCACGTCCGTCGTGTCTTGGGCGTACGCTCTCTCACGTCCGTCGTGTCTTGGGCGTACGCTCTCTCACGTCCGTCGTGTCTTTGCCGCTGCTGCCCGCCACAAGTGCATGGTGGCATAGGAGCGCCAGGGGCTCACTTCGCGGAAGTCGGTACTGAGCCCTGCTGCGGCGGGCAGGACCTTCAACCCGTTTCGTACTGCGGCATCATTGGCCAGGAAGACGTCGGGAGCTCCAAGCACCCGCATAGCGACATAGCCCACCGTCCACGGTCCCACGCCGGGCATCGGGAGAAGCTTCCGGGCGAGGCTGTCGAGGTCGTCGCCGTACCCGAAGTCGAGGGCCCCACTGGCCATTGCTTCGGCGGCAGCAACAATGGAGTCGATCCGGCGCTGTGGTCCACGGAGGAGTCCCCGGCCGTGTTCGGCGAGTTCGGCCGTCGTCGGGAACAATCGCTCCAAGCCGGGGGAGGTGCCATCAACAGCGGACCCGGCCACTGACAACTGAGTGAGGGCGGTTCTGGCGGCAGCTACGGTGATTTGTTGTCCGATCATGGCTCGGATCAACAGCTCGTGTGGATCCACAGCGCCCGGCACCCGCACCCCCGGAATTGCAGCGACGCTCGCCGAAAGCCTCGGATCCCTTGCCAGTGCGTTATCGATTGCCTGAGGATCCGCGTCTAAGTCAAACAGCCTCCGGACCCGGCTCAGAAGTGCCTGGAGATCGTGGAGATCCCGCACCGCAGCTGTGAGTTGCAGCGGCCTGCCGGGAGCTGAAGGGTTGTACGAGACAGACAACGACGCGCTGCCCCGCGGCAGGCGCAGCGTGCGGGCATAGGTCCTGGTTCCATCCGCCGAGGTACTTGCTGCCTCGATGCCTGGAACCGCCCGAACTGCCAGGAAGTCGAAGATTCCCGGATCAAACGGTTCCCTGTATGGAAGGTTCAGCGTCAGAGCGGCAGGCGCCGCCCCCGAAACCCCGGTGCCCCTGTGCGGGCCGGACTTCGCCGCAGTGGCACGCACCGCCGTCGGGGTCATCGCGAAAACCTCGCCGATGGTGTCGTTGAATTGCCGCACACTGTTAAACCCTGACGCGAACGCAACGTCGGCCAGGAGCATATCGGTGGATACCAGCAGCGTCCTGGCGGTCTGTGCCCTGCTTGCCCGCGCGAGTGAGAGAGGACCCGCGCCGAGTTCGTTGCTGAGGATGCGGTTGAGCTGCCGGGCGGAGTACCCCAGGCGGCGTGCCAGGCCGTCGACGCCCTCGCGGCTGATCACGCCGTCGTTGATGAGCCTCATGGCGCGGCCGGCGACGTCGGAACGGATGTTCCACGCGGGCGTCCCAGGGACTGCCTCAGGCAGGCATCGCTTGCAGGCGCGATATCCCGCTTCGTGAGCGGCCGCGGACGTTTCATAAAACGTGACGTTCGCTGCCTTAGGGGTGCGCGCGGGGCACGACGGCCGGCAATAGATGCCGGTGGAGCTGACGGCGGTGAAAAACTGACCGTCAAAGCGGGTGTCGCGGGCGTCGATCGCCCTGTAGCGCTGCCAGAAGTCCATGGCCTAATCCTGACACCCGCCGGAAGCTGCTGCTAGCGGAAATCGGACATTACCGTTTGCCGCATTGTTGCTAGGGTCTGGTCATGAGTTCGTCCATGGACAACGAGGTCAGCGACCCGGCCGCGGTGCGCGCGTTTCTCGAAGGTGACCCCCGTGTCATCGCTCCGCAGATACTCGGCGCGGTACTGACCCACCACTCGGAAGCCGGTCCGGTCTCCGTCAGGCTCACCGAAGTAGAGGCCTACCTTGGGCCGCGCGATTCAGAGCACCCCGACCCCGGCTCCCACACCTTCGGTGGTCCTACCGCCCGGAATGCGCCCATGTTCGGGCCACCGGGATTCCTGTACGTCTACTTCACCTATGGCATGCACTATTGCGCCAACATTGTCTGCGGTCCCGACGGCACGGCCTCAGCCCTTCTCCTGCGTGCCGGCGAGATCGTCGAGGGGGAGGGGCTCGCCGCCCTTCGCCGGCCCGCATCGAAAGCGCACAAGGACCTGGCCAGCGGACCCGCCAGGCTCGCCTCCGCACTGGGGCTCACGACGGCGGACACTGGCCGTGACGTGCTCGCGGAACCGTTCAGTTTGTGGTTGCCCAGGACGCCGGCAGCTGCCGTGGCCAGCGGACCAAGAGTGGGCGTAGCGGGCCCGGGCGGAAGCACTGAATACCCCTGGCGCTTCTGGATCGAGGACGATCCTACGGTGTCCCGCTACAAGGCAGCGCGGCCGCGGAACCGGAGCGCTACCAACTGACCTCAGCGCTGGTGGCTCGGCGAACCTTCGACTTTTTGTGACGCAGTCCGGCGTATGACGTGTACCCCCACGTTTACCAAAATCGCTGTAGAATGGTAGGTCTGTCTTTTGCGATAGGGGTTACGGTTCGATGCACGACGCTGATTTGGTCCATGAGCAGGAATATGTTGCCGGGCTGTATGCCCGGCTCGATGAGCTGCGCGCCGAAAAGCGCGCCCAGCTGGCGCAGGTGCGCAAGGCCGGCGCGGTGGGAACCATGCAGAACGTCTCAGAACGTGATGCGTTCGCGGCGCTGTACGAAGATCGCCTGGCCCAGCTGGACGCCGTCGACGACCGCTTGGTCTTTGGCCGCCTGGACCTGGATTCCGGTGAGGCGCAGTACATCGGCCGTATTGGTCTTTCCACGGCCGATCTCCAGCGGCTGATGGTCGACTGGCGTGCCCCGGAAGCCGGTCATTTCTACCAAGCCACCGCGTTCGATCGCCAAGGTGTCCGCCGTCGTCGCCACCTGATCCTTCAGGGACGCGACGTTAAGGCGATTGAAGACGACGTCCTGGACGCCGGGATGCTCGCTGACAACGACTCACTCCAGGGTGAAGGCGCGCTGCTGGCTGCGCTCAATTCCAAACGCACGGGCCGCATGTCGGACATCGTGGGCACCATCCAGTCCGAGCAGGACCGGATCATCCGTTCCTCCATTTCCGGTGCGCTGGTAGTCCAGGGCGGCCCCGGAACGGGCAAGACCGCCGTAGCCCTGCACCGTGCCGCCTACCTGCTGTACACGCACCGCGAGCGGCTCAAGAGCGCCGGTGTTCTGCTCGTTGGACCGTCGTCGTCCTTCATGCATTACATCGAACGTGTTCTGCCGTCGCTCGGTGAGACCGGTGTGGTCATGGCCAGCCTCGGCCGCCTCATGCCCGGGATTCACGCCATTCCTGAGGAAGACGCAGACGTCGCTGCCCTCAAAGGCAAGCTGGACATGGCAGCCGTGGTGGCAAACGCCGTAGCCAACCGGCAACGGACGCCTGCAGAAGACCGCATCCTCGAAGTTGATTCGCGGAAGCTGACACTGACGGTTCGTCAGGTCCGCCGTGCCCGCGAGAAAGCCCGCGCCACAGGCAAGCCGCATAACGAAGCGCGGCTCACGTTCGTCAAGATCCTCCTGCGCGAGCTCACGGAGCAGCTGACGGACCTCGTAGAGGAAGGCAACATCGGCAACAACGCCGATCGCGCCTATCTGGCCGAAGACGTAAGGTCGGCCCGCGACGTTCGCATCGCGCTCAACCTTTGCTGGATGCCGATGACCCCCGAGAAGCTCATTTCCGAGCTCTTCAGCAAGCCGGCCATCCTCGAAGCCTGCACGCCGCACCTGACACCCGCACAGCGTTCGCTGCTTGAGCGCCCGGTGGATGCCCCGTGGACCGAGGCGGACGTTCCGCTGTTGGACGAGGCTGCAGAGTTGCTCGGTGAGCTGGACCCGGCCGCCGGCAGGGGACTGGCCCAACAGGAGGCGGACCGTGCACGCGATCTCGCCAACGCCAAGCAGACCCTGGCCAACATGGAAGCGATGGGCGTGGACGTCCTGGTGACGGCTGAAGAGCTCGCTGAACAGAACCAGGAACGCGAGGGGCGGCTGACCGCTGCCGAACGTGCCACGAGCGATAGGTCGTGGGCTTTCGGCCACATCGTTGTTGACGAGGCCCAGGAACTCTCGCCCATGCAGTGGCGCCTCCTGGTGCGGCGCTGCCCGCTGAAGTCCTTCACCATTGTGGGCGACATCGCCCAAACGAGTGCAGCAGCAGGTGCCAATTCGTGGCAAAGCGCGCTGGCGCCGTCGTTCGGTGACCGCTGGACGCTGGAAGAACTTACCGTCAACTACCGCACACCATCGCAGATTGCAGAAGCTGCCGTTCGCATGGCCAACCGCGCAGGCTTGGTTGTCTCGGCACCCAAGGCCGTCCGCGAAGGCAAATGGTCACCCATCGTGGACCACGTCGACGCGGACGGCATCGTGAAGCGCTTGGTTGAGGTCCTGCCGGAGGAAGTGGAAGCGATCGACGGCGGTCTGCTGGCTGTGATCGCCGACGGACCCTTGCTGCCGCAGGCCACTGCTGCGCTGCGCGAGGTCTACGGACGCCGCATCGGCAGCGGCGCAGGCAGTTACCAGCAAGACATCGTGGTGATCAGTCCCAAGGAAGCC
The sequence above is a segment of the Arthrobacter sp. StoSoilB22 genome. Coding sequences within it:
- the argJ gene encoding bifunctional glutamate N-acetyltransferase/amino-acid acetyltransferase ArgJ, giving the protein MTITAPKGFRAAGIKAGIKASGNPDFALVVNDGPQKSAAAVFTSNRVAAAPVHWSRQVVSDGRVDAVVLNSGGANACTGPQGFQNTHATAEKVAEVLGVSASDVVVCSTGLIGEQLPMDKILPGVEAAFRELSEDGGSAAATAIMTTDSVSKEAVFNGTDAQGKPFTVGGIAKGAGMLAPGLATMLVVLTTDAEVPANELDVVLRDATRVTFDRADSDGCMSTNDTVVLLASGASEALPSAEQLSEAVTHVCAELARKLIGDAEGASHDIAIRTFNAASERDAEIVSRSVARSNLFKAAIFGKDPNWGRVLSAVGTTDAVFEPDQLNVAMNGVQICRNGAIGDDRNLVDLEPREVLVEIDLQAGEAEATIWTNDLTHDYVHENSAYSS
- the argB gene encoding acetylglutamate kinase gives rise to the protein MTAHTRETTSTSHVSAKTAQDKAGTLIEALPWIQRFAGTTMVIKYGGNAMVNDDLRRAFAEDIVFLHHVGIHPVVVHGGGPQINSMLGRLGIESEFKGGLRVTTPEAMDVVRMVLTGQVGRELVGLINSHGPYAVGMSGEDGGLLRAVRTGTVVDGEEVDLGLVGEVVGVDPAGIKDILDAGRIPVISTVAPEIVDGGDGTGQTTGQVLNVNADTAAAAVASALGATKLVILTDVEGLYANWPDKSSLISSLTASELRDMLPKLESGMIPKMAACLKAIDEGVERAHIVDGRLPHSMLLETFTTAGIGTQVVPDEEVNA
- a CDS encoding acetylornithine transaminase, producing MSTELSHTAESRSSDGGPGVVGHRDGPTAVGVPVRAGEGGGRLGTEGAPIAAEAAATTLVSQSSGADWLARYSSSLMGVFGTPQRVLVRGAGCLVWDADGKEYLDLLGGIAVNALGHAHPFVTSVISSQLATLGHVSNFFTSPTQIALAEKLLAISNAPTGSKVFFANSGTEANEAAFKLARRNNSDGKRTKIIALEGAFHGRTMGALALTAKEAYRAPFEPLPGGVVHVPFGDIEALRAAVDDSTAAVFLEPIQGEAGVRPLSAEYLQAAREVTTAAGALLILDEVQTGIGRTGKWLASEEAGIVPDAVTLAKGLGGGFPVGALITFGSTTSALLTAGQHGTTFGGNPVATAAALATLHAIESQGVLQNVLTVGAHLREGLAAIEAVTEVRGEGLLIGFDVNADVAPAMVSAALDAGFIINSPGPRTIRLAPPLILTLDQADRFLDALPTLIATATANTAKDAQ
- the argF gene encoding ornithine carbamoyltransferase produces the protein MTSYTTTRHFLKDTDLSPAEQAEVLELAVRMKAAPYSVQPFAAEGNGRKTVAVIFDKTSTRTRVSFATGIADMGGNALIINPGEAQIGHKESVEDTAKVLERMVSTIVWRTGAHSGLVAMAENSKVPVINALCDDYHPCQLLADLLAVKEHKGELAGLSMAYLGDAANNMANSYLLAGVTAGMHVRIAGPEGYLPAPEIVAAAEERAAETGGSVLITSDAVEALKGADVVATDTWVSMGQEAEKEARMQLFRDYSVDEAAMEQAAPDAVVLHCLPAYRGYEISAGVIDGPQSIVWDEAENRLHAQKALMAWLMHRSGLAIVEGLSPIEGISGLENTVESTF
- a CDS encoding arginine repressor, with amino-acid sequence MSTNPSVPGASPATKTARQARITAILTGESVRSQAELAALLADDGVQVTQATLSRDLVELGAVRVRGKEGALVYAVPGEGGDRNAKSGVTQEILDARLTRLCGELLVTAEASGNIVVLRTPPGAANFLALAVDHSVMPSVLGTIAGDDTLLLVARDPDGGAELAARFLRMAEEAGPGNQ
- a CDS encoding argininosuccinate synthase; translation: MTERIVLAYSGGLDTSVAIGWIGEATGAEVIAVAVDVGQGGESLETIRQRALGCGAVEAYVADARDEFANEYAMPTLKANALYQGHYPLVSAISRPVIVKHLVKAAREFGATTVAHGCTGKGNDQVRFEVGIQTLGPDLKCIAPVRDLALTRDKAIAFAEEKGLPIETTKKNPYSIDQNVWGRAVETGYLEDIWNAPTKDIYDYTATPEFPPAPDEVTISFQAGVPVAIDGVKVTPLQAIQELNRRAGAQGVGRIDVVEDRLVGIKSREIYEAPGAMALITAHKHLEDITIEREQARFKATVGQRWAELVYDGQWFSPLKRSLDAFIEDTQQYVSGDIRMVLHGGQAIVNGRRSETSLYDFDLATYDTGDTFDQSMARGFIELWGMSSKVASGRDLRVAGQ
- the argH gene encoding argininosuccinate lyase, which produces MTSATNEGALWGGRFAGGPADALAALSKSTHFDWRLARYDIAGSKAHARVLAKAGLLDNAELEGMLAALTQLDEDVASGAYLPAESDEDVHGSLERGLIERAGTQLGGKLRAGRSRNDQVATLGRMFLRDHARIIARGVLATIDALVEQAKAHHGVAMPGRTHLQHAQPVLLSHHLLAHAWALLRDVQRLQDWDKRAGVSPYGSGALAGSSLGLDPEAVAADLGFFSAVHNSIDGTASRDVFAEFAWVCSMIGVDLSRISEEVIFWATKEFSFVTLHDSYSTGSSIMPQKKNPDVAELARGKAGRLIGNLTGLLATLKGLPLAYNRDLQEDKEPVFDAADTLELLLPAVSGMIATLKFNTERMESLAPQGFALATDIAEWLVRQGVPFREAHELSGAAVKQAEGRGVELWDLTDEEYAAISEHLTPEVRSVLSTEGSLNSRNSQGGTAPAAVERQLAALEAELDAARSYAG